From one Malus sylvestris chromosome 1, drMalSylv7.2, whole genome shotgun sequence genomic stretch:
- the LOC126623773 gene encoding triosephosphate isomerase, cytosolic has translation MGRKFFVGGNWKCNGTFDEVKKILNILNEGQVPSQDVVEVVVSPPYVFLPVVKSSLRPEFHVAAQNCWVKKGGAFTGEVSAEMLVNLEVPWVILGHSERRLILGESNEFVADKVAYALSQGLKVIACVGETLEQREAGTTVEVVAAQTKAIAEKVKDWTNIVLAYEPVWAIGTGKVASPAQAQEVHSELRKWLQANVSSEVAASTRIIYGGSVNGANSKELAGQPDIDGFLVGGASLKPEFIDIIKSAEVKKSA, from the exons ATGGGCAGGAAGTTCTTCGTCGGCGGCAACTGGAAATGC AACGGAACCTTCGATGAGGTGAAGAAGATCCTGAACATACTCAATGAGGGACAAGTTCCATCGCAAGATGTTGTGG AGGTTGTGGTTAGCCCACCGTATGTGTTTCTTCCGGTGGTGAAGAGTTCATTGAGGCCCGAATTCCATGTCGCTGCACAGAACTGCTGGGTCAAGAAGGGTGGTGCCTTCACTGGTGAAGTTAG TGCTGAGATGCTAGTCAATCTCGAGGTTCCATGGGTCATTCTTGGTCATTCGGAAAGAAGACTGATTTTGGGTGAATCCAATGAG TTTGTTGCGGATAAGGTTGCATACGCACTTTCTCAAGGTTTGAAGGTGATAGCTTGTGTCGGTGAGACCCTTGAGCAGCGAGAAGCTGGCACAACCGTGGAGGTTGTTGCCGCACAAACCAAGGCAATTGCAG AGAAAGTGAAAGATTGGACCAATATTGTTTTGGCTTATGAGCCCGTGTGGGCCATTGGAACTGGGAAAGTTGCATCTCCAGCTCAGGCTCAGGAA GTGCATTCTGAATTGAGGAAATGGCTTCAAGCAAACGTCAGTTCTGAAGTTGCTGCATCAACCCGCATTATTTATGGAG GGTCTGTGAATGGTGCAAACAGCAAAGAGCTGGCTGGTCAGCCTGATATTGACGGATTTTTGGTTGGTGGAGCTTCTCTAAAG CCTGAGTTCATCGACATCATCAAGTCAGCGGAGGTGAAGAAGAGTGCCTAA